From one Chloroflexota bacterium genomic stretch:
- a CDS encoding NADH-quinone oxidoreductase subunit M produces MGSGYLTTILFLPAAGAVLIAFVLANRDRLIKWTAALFTFVPLALSLILFALFDRSPEAAGLIQFQEKALWIAPINAYYHLGVDGLSLPLMVLTAFLGFLAVLISWKIDMRVREYFAWLLLLETSILGVFLSLDLLLFFVMWEIEVIPMYFLINIWGAGRKEYSAIKYVVYTLFGSAFMLAGILSLYFTTGSLSMLEIGKQGLGLVQSIMPAAAIFFLLLIGFAVKLPVFPFHTWLPDAHTDAPTAVSVMLAGVLIKMGGYGMIRLCVTMFPSVAQQYAVILVILAIIGVLYGAAVTMRQTDFKRMIAYSSISHMGYVLLGIFALGKVSLVGAALQMFSHGLVTGLLFAMVGLVMHNTHERDLRRLGGLARQVPIITVVFSLAGLASLGLPSTSGFAAEFLVFVGSYTSTVVPWIQGYTILGVLGVVVTAGYILWMLQRVFYGPPLEQYDGTADADVLERVYMFAFVAVIMLVGIYPAILTDVIKLGISPVVGLLGG; encoded by the coding sequence TTGGGTTCGGGCTATCTGACAACGATACTCTTCCTGCCCGCGGCAGGGGCGGTGCTCATTGCCTTTGTGCTCGCCAACCGTGACCGGCTGATTAAGTGGACGGCGGCTCTCTTCACTTTCGTGCCGCTGGCCCTGTCCCTCATCCTATTCGCCCTGTTTGACCGGTCGCCGGAAGCCGCCGGTTTGATTCAGTTTCAGGAAAAGGCGCTGTGGATTGCCCCGATTAACGCCTACTATCACCTGGGCGTGGATGGCTTGAGCCTGCCGCTGATGGTGCTCACCGCTTTCCTGGGTTTTCTGGCGGTGCTCATCTCCTGGAAGATTGACATGAGGGTACGCGAGTATTTCGCCTGGCTCCTGCTTTTAGAAACCAGCATCCTCGGCGTCTTCCTCTCGCTTGACCTGCTGCTCTTCTTCGTAATGTGGGAGATAGAGGTCATCCCAATGTATTTCCTGATAAACATCTGGGGGGCAGGACGCAAGGAGTACTCCGCAATCAAGTACGTTGTGTACACGCTGTTCGGCAGCGCCTTTATGCTGGCCGGCATCCTGAGCCTGTATTTCACCACCGGCAGCCTGAGTATGCTGGAAATCGGTAAACAGGGTCTCGGTCTGGTGCAGTCGATAATGCCGGCGGCAGCCATCTTCTTCCTGCTCCTCATCGGCTTTGCCGTTAAACTGCCCGTCTTCCCGTTCCACACCTGGCTGCCCGATGCCCATACCGACGCGCCGACGGCGGTCAGCGTCATGCTGGCCGGGGTGCTCATCAAAATGGGTGGCTACGGCATGATACGCCTGTGCGTAACCATGTTTCCGTCGGTAGCACAGCAATATGCCGTCATCCTGGTCATACTGGCAATCATCGGTGTGCTCTACGGTGCCGCGGTTACCATGCGACAGACCGACTTCAAACGGATGATCGCATACAGCAGCATCAGCCACATGGGCTATGTACTGCTGGGCATTTTCGCCCTGGGTAAGGTGAGCCTGGTCGGCGCCGCCCTCCAGATGTTCAGCCACGGGCTGGTCACCGGCCTGCTCTTCGCCATGGTGGGGCTGGTGATGCATAACACTCATGAACGTGACCTGCGCCGGCTGGGCGGCCTGGCACGGCAGGTACCGATTATCACCGTGGTCTTCTCCCTCGCCGGTCTGGCCTCGCTGGGGCTGCCGAGCACCAGCGGCTTCGCCGCCGAGTTCCTGGTATTTGTCGGCAGCTACACCTCCACCGTTGTGCCCTGGATTCAGGGGTATACTATCCTCGGCGTGCTCGGTGTGGTGGTTACCGCCGGCTATATACTCTGGATGCTGCAGCGCGTTTTCTACGGCCCGCCGCTGGAGCAGTACGACGGCACGGCTGACGCCGATGTTCTGGAGAGAGTCTATATGTTCGCCTTCGTGGCGGTGATTATGCTGGTGGGTATCTATCCGGCCATTCTCACCGACGTGATAAAACTCGGGATTTCGCCCGTTGTGGGACTTTTAGGTGGCTAG
- the nuoL gene encoding NADH-quinone oxidoreductase subunit L encodes MMPHQLAWLIFLLPLFSFVIIAFFIRPFVRAESKIAGYITILSIGGSLALSVWALFAVMAAPHHEIPVPDITWVVIEDGVTIHLGLIMDSLTAVMLVVVTVVSLMVQIYSQGYMHGDPGYHRYYAWMSLFTASMIGLVIADNLLFLFVFWEMVGLCSYLLIGFWFHKPSAADAAKKAFIVTRLGDFGFLAGILLLYLNTGTFDIHELHELAIAGALAGTVLTWAAIGIFAGAVGKSAQFPLHVWLPDAMEGPTPVSALIHAATMVAAGVFLVARMFPLFEHSAEALTTVAIIGGITAIFAASMGLVMNDIKRVLAYSTISQLGYMMLGLSTGGVAIGIWHLFNHAFFKALLFLGAGSVNHATGTFDMRLMGGLRKYMPWTYVTFVIASLSIAGIWPLSGFWSKDEIVISAFASQPVLFYLAIITVFMTAFYMFRAVFMTFGGEYRGGDPNTHGHDSHHGQPHESPRVMTIPLIILAVLSIFSGLWNVTGHFGAFMGHGGTHGFFEGLFHPFTQPLPWISLILAGLGILLAYAMYSKSWISAERVGGMFKPLHTLFYRKYWFDELYENIIVKNALLKGLFASFEQFDNRVVDGAVNGVANGAIASGRAVRYAQTGQLQLYGLFIGIGILAIVFVIYFFG; translated from the coding sequence ATGATGCCGCATCAACTGGCCTGGCTGATATTCCTGCTCCCGCTCTTCTCGTTTGTCATCATCGCTTTCTTCATCCGTCCTTTCGTCAGGGCGGAATCAAAGATAGCCGGCTATATCACCATCTTATCGATTGGTGGCTCGCTGGCCCTTTCCGTCTGGGCGCTCTTCGCCGTGATGGCGGCACCACACCACGAGATACCCGTCCCCGACATAACCTGGGTGGTCATCGAAGACGGGGTGACTATTCACCTCGGCCTGATTATGGATTCTTTGACGGCGGTGATGCTCGTCGTGGTTACCGTGGTCAGCCTGATGGTGCAGATTTACTCGCAGGGTTACATGCACGGCGACCCCGGCTACCATCGCTACTACGCCTGGATGTCGCTCTTCACCGCCTCGATGATTGGACTGGTGATAGCCGATAATCTGCTCTTCCTGTTCGTCTTCTGGGAAATGGTGGGGCTGTGTTCGTATCTCCTCATCGGTTTCTGGTTCCACAAACCGTCCGCCGCCGATGCCGCCAAGAAGGCGTTCATCGTTACCCGGCTCGGCGACTTCGGTTTCCTGGCCGGCATACTGCTGCTCTACCTGAACACGGGCACCTTTGATATCCACGAACTGCATGAACTGGCCATTGCCGGCGCGCTGGCAGGCACCGTGCTTACCTGGGCGGCCATCGGCATCTTCGCCGGCGCCGTGGGCAAGTCAGCCCAGTTCCCGCTCCACGTCTGGCTGCCCGACGCCATGGAAGGCCCGACCCCGGTCAGCGCTTTAATTCACGCGGCAACGATGGTGGCGGCCGGCGTCTTCCTGGTCGCCCGCATGTTCCCCCTATTCGAGCACTCAGCAGAGGCGCTGACCACCGTGGCCATTATAGGAGGGATTACCGCCATTTTCGCCGCCTCGATGGGGCTGGTGATGAACGATATCAAGCGCGTGCTGGCCTACTCCACCATCAGCCAGCTCGGCTACATGATGCTGGGGCTGAGCACCGGCGGGGTGGCCATCGGCATCTGGCACCTGTTCAACCACGCTTTTTTCAAGGCGCTCCTGTTCCTCGGGGCGGGCAGCGTCAACCATGCCACCGGCACCTTTGACATGCGCCTGATGGGCGGCCTGCGTAAATACATGCCCTGGACCTACGTCACCTTCGTCATCGCCTCATTGAGCATCGCCGGCATCTGGCCGCTCTCTGGCTTCTGGAGCAAGGACGAGATAGTAATCAGCGCTTTCGCCAGCCAGCCCGTGCTGTTTTACCTGGCGATTATTACCGTATTCATGACCGCCTTCTACATGTTCCGCGCCGTCTTTATGACCTTCGGCGGGGAATACCGGGGCGGTGACCCCAACACCCACGGACATGACAGCCACCACGGCCAGCCCCACGAATCGCCCAGGGTGATGACCATACCCCTGATAATTCTGGCCGTTCTATCCATATTCTCCGGACTCTGGAACGTAACCGGCCACTTCGGCGCCTTCATGGGGCACGGCGGTACGCACGGCTTCTTTGAAGGCCTCTTCCACCCCTTCACCCAGCCGCTCCCCTGGATATCGCTGATACTGGCCGGGCTGGGCATTTTACTCGCTTACGCCATGTACAGTAAATCTTGGATTTCAGCGGAGCGCGTGGGCGGCATGTTCAAGCCGCTCCATACCCTGTTCTACCGGAAATACTGGTTCGATGAACTGTATGAGAACATCATCGTCAAGAATGCCCTGCTCAAAGGGCTTTTCGCCAGCTTTGAGCAGTTCGATAACCGGGTCGTGGACGGGGCAGTCAACGGTGTGGCCAATGGCGCCATCGCCAGCGGACGAGCCGTTCGATACGCCCAGACGGGGCAGCTCCAGCTCTACGGCCTGTTTATCGGCATTGGCATACTGGCGATTGTTTTCGTTATTTACTTCTTTGGTTAG
- the nuoK gene encoding NADH-quinone oxidoreductase subunit NuoK: MGLQHYLILSAILFSIGLYGVLAKRNAVIVLMCIELMLNAVNITLVAFSRYVVPALLTGQVFAIFVIVVAAAEVAVGLAIIFAIYRGLEDIDVSKIDLLKW; the protein is encoded by the coding sequence ATCGGCCTGCAGCATTATTTGATATTATCCGCCATCCTGTTCTCCATCGGCCTTTACGGCGTGCTGGCCAAGCGCAATGCGGTCATCGTCCTGATGTGCATCGAGCTGATGCTCAATGCGGTCAATATCACGCTGGTGGCGTTCTCGCGCTACGTGGTGCCGGCGCTGCTTACCGGCCAGGTCTTCGCCATTTTCGTCATTGTCGTGGCAGCGGCCGAAGTAGCCGTGGGACTGGCGATTATCTTCGCCATCTACCGCGGACTGGAAGATATAGATGTCAGCAAAATCGATTTACTGAAGTGGTAA
- a CDS encoding NADH-quinone oxidoreductase subunit J, with the protein MAISFWMLAVVAVIAALGVVLLRNVFRAALSLILCFLVVAGLYITLSADFLAAVQILVYVGAISVLIILAIMMTREVQRGSPNSRFQIPAFIVALLFLEVLVLTLINTPWQISSVPPTAPTTSALANSLFGEGGYLLPVEIAAVLLLSAILGAIVLAREK; encoded by the coding sequence ATGGCTATCTCTTTCTGGATGCTGGCGGTGGTGGCGGTAATCGCCGCGCTGGGCGTGGTGCTGCTGCGGAACGTTTTCCGGGCGGCGCTCTCGCTGATACTGTGTTTCCTCGTGGTGGCCGGGCTTTACATTACCCTCAGCGCCGATTTTCTGGCCGCAGTCCAGATTCTGGTCTATGTGGGCGCCATATCGGTATTGATAATCCTGGCCATCATGATGACCAGAGAGGTACAACGGGGCAGCCCCAACAGCCGTTTTCAAATCCCCGCTTTTATCGTTGCCCTGCTGTTCCTGGAAGTATTAGTCCTGACGTTAATCAATACGCCGTGGCAGATATCAAGCGTGCCACCGACGGCACCGACCACCTCCGCGCTGGCCAACAGCCTTTTCGGCGAGGGTGGCTATCTCCTGCCGGTGGAAATCGCCGCGGTGTTGCTGCTATCCGCCATTCTGGGAGCGATTGTCCTGGCGAGGGAGAAGTAA
- a CDS encoding NADH-quinone oxidoreductase subunit I, whose amino-acid sequence MKFERYGIGIAKGLTVTIRHLFRHPTVSQYPEQRLNISRRFRGNELIWNLEKCTGCGTCAKTCPQGAIDIVTSTEMTENKYVVEKYQVDTGYCIQCGLCVEACPFEALYLSHAFECAKYRRGELVQGKEDMLETPERKVSGYFFPDKAEKLPRQTLLVEKVTEKQ is encoded by the coding sequence TTGAAGTTTGAACGGTATGGAATCGGCATTGCCAAGGGCCTGACGGTAACCATCAGGCACCTGTTCCGCCACCCGACGGTGTCGCAGTACCCGGAGCAGCGACTCAATATCTCGCGGCGGTTCCGGGGCAATGAGCTCATCTGGAATCTGGAAAAATGCACCGGCTGCGGCACCTGCGCCAAGACCTGCCCTCAGGGTGCCATTGATATCGTCACCTCTACGGAAATGACGGAGAATAAATATGTTGTGGAGAAATACCAGGTGGACACCGGCTACTGCATCCAGTGTGGGTTATGCGTTGAGGCCTGTCCCTTTGAAGCGCTGTACCTCAGCCACGCCTTTGAGTGCGCTAAATACCGCCGTGGCGAACTGGTACAGGGTAAAGAGGATATGCTGGAAACGCCGGAGCGGAAAGTCAGCGGCTACTTCTTCCCGGACAAAGCCGAGAAATTGCCCAGGCAGACCCTGCTTGTGGAGAAGGTAACGGAGAAGCAGTAA
- the nuoH gene encoding NADH-quinone oxidoreductase subunit NuoH: MAIADLNIYNLVHLQPIPPDWPGGFWWHWLFFTVVIIGFVLTMVMGVIYIERRGMGRMQSRLGPNRTGPFGLLQPVADAVKVLLKENIVPDAADKLVHWLAPVIAFAPALMIFTVIPFQNGALLADLNIGILYIVAISSVSTVGIFMAGWGSSNKYSLLGAMRNVAAIVSYEIPLVLAIVGVVLIAGSLSLNQIVVAQGIPFILLQPLGFLLFFAAGCAEINRSPFDLMEADSEIVAGFHTEYSGMKFAMFYLVEYAEAVAISAIIATLFLGGWRGPLLPPWLWFVIKVIIVFFVMVWTRTTLPRLRIDQLMAFAWKFLFPMSLLNLFITALQVLAGWPTELWWLMVMVNIAITATMVLIWSKFFFKLGRGRIEV, translated from the coding sequence ATGGCAATAGCAGATTTAAATATTTATAACCTGGTTCATTTACAGCCCATCCCTCCGGACTGGCCGGGTGGCTTCTGGTGGCACTGGCTTTTCTTCACCGTGGTCATCATCGGCTTTGTCCTGACCATGGTGATGGGCGTCATCTATATCGAGCGGAGGGGGATGGGGAGGATGCAGTCGCGCCTCGGGCCGAACCGCACCGGACCTTTTGGCCTCCTCCAGCCCGTGGCCGACGCCGTCAAGGTGCTGCTCAAAGAGAACATCGTGCCCGACGCCGCCGATAAACTCGTTCACTGGCTGGCACCGGTGATTGCCTTCGCCCCGGCGCTGATGATATTCACCGTGATACCCTTTCAAAACGGCGCCCTGCTGGCCGACCTCAATATCGGTATCCTCTACATTGTGGCTATCAGCTCGGTGTCCACCGTCGGCATCTTCATGGCCGGGTGGGGCTCCAGCAACAAGTATTCACTCCTCGGCGCCATGCGCAATGTTGCCGCCATCGTCAGCTATGAAATCCCGCTGGTGCTGGCCATTGTCGGCGTGGTATTGATTGCCGGCTCGCTTTCTTTGAACCAGATTGTGGTGGCGCAGGGTATCCCCTTTATCCTGCTGCAGCCGCTGGGCTTCCTGCTCTTCTTCGCTGCCGGCTGTGCCGAAATCAACCGCAGCCCGTTCGACCTCATGGAGGCCGACTCCGAGATTGTGGCCGGCTTCCACACCGAGTACTCGGGTATGAAATTCGCCATGTTCTATCTGGTGGAGTACGCCGAGGCAGTGGCCATCTCCGCCATCATCGCCACCCTTTTCCTCGGCGGCTGGAGAGGCCCGTTGCTGCCGCCGTGGCTCTGGTTCGTTATCAAGGTGATTATCGTCTTCTTCGTCATGGTTTGGACGCGCACAACATTGCCCAGGCTAAGAATCGACCAGCTGATGGCCTTCGCCTGGAAATTCCTCTTCCCCATGTCACTGCTCAATCTATTTATTACGGCATTACAGGTGCTGGCCGGCTGGCCCACCGAACTATGGTGGCTGATGGTCATGGTAAACATAGCAATCACGGCTACAATGGTTCTCATATGGTCAAAATTTTTCTTTAAATTAGGACGGGGTAGAATTGAAGTTTGA
- a CDS encoding NADH-quinone oxidoreductase subunit D produces MAVRTEPFVLNMGPVHPSTHGVFRMRATLDGEVVVDIEPVFGYLHRGIEKLAEQRTYSGFIPLTDRLDYISSMNNNFAYCLSVEKLAGIKVPERAEYIRVIMSELQRIAAFLIAVGAFLNDCGAYFTPFLYMFRERERIVDLFEMVSGQRLTYNYMRVGGVSQDLPEEFMPALRKFMDLMPRFMDEYDRLLMQNEILIARAKGVGILTKEQAINCSASGPVLRASGVKWDIRKADPYSIYDRFDFDVPTQETGDCYDRYRQRVEEMRQSLRIIRQAMDQIPSGPTRAEVPHLIRPPAGEAYARIEAPKGELGFYLVSDNSIAPYRCHIRPPSLLNLTALRDMTRGWKVADLIIIFGSIDITVGEIDR; encoded by the coding sequence ATGGCAGTCCGAACCGAACCTTTTGTGCTCAATATGGGCCCGGTGCATCCGAGCACTCACGGGGTTTTCCGTATGCGGGCGACACTCGACGGTGAGGTGGTGGTCGATATTGAACCGGTGTTCGGCTACCTGCACCGTGGCATAGAGAAGCTCGCCGAACAGAGGACTTACAGCGGTTTCATCCCGCTTACGGACCGACTCGACTATATTTCCTCGATGAACAACAACTTCGCCTACTGCCTGTCGGTGGAGAAACTGGCCGGCATAAAAGTCCCGGAACGTGCTGAATACATACGGGTTATCATGTCTGAACTCCAGCGCATCGCGGCCTTCCTGATTGCCGTTGGTGCCTTCCTGAACGACTGCGGTGCCTACTTCACCCCTTTCCTCTACATGTTCCGGGAACGGGAGAGAATCGTCGACCTCTTCGAGATGGTCAGCGGCCAGCGGCTTACCTATAACTACATGCGGGTGGGCGGTGTCAGCCAGGACCTGCCCGAAGAGTTCATGCCCGCCCTGCGCAAGTTCATGGACCTGATGCCACGCTTCATGGACGAGTACGACCGCCTTCTGATGCAAAACGAAATATTGATTGCCCGCGCCAAGGGCGTCGGCATCCTGACCAAAGAACAGGCTATCAACTGCTCGGCGAGCGGACCGGTGCTCCGGGCGAGCGGTGTGAAGTGGGATATCCGCAAGGCTGACCCCTACTCCATCTACGACCGCTTTGACTTCGATGTCCCGACACAGGAAACCGGCGACTGCTACGACCGCTACCGTCAGCGGGTTGAGGAAATGCGGCAGAGCCTGCGCATCATCAGGCAGGCGATGGACCAGATACCGTCCGGTCCCACCAGAGCCGAGGTGCCTCACCTGATACGACCACCGGCCGGTGAAGCATACGCCCGCATCGAAGCGCCCAAGGGCGAACTCGGTTTTTATCTGGTATCAGATAATTCCATAGCTCCCTACCGCTGCCATATCCGTCCACCGAGCCTGCTCAACCTGACGGCGCTGCGCGATATGACACGCGGCTGGAAAGTGGCTGATTTAATCATCATTTTCGGCAGTATTGATATTACCGTAGGTGAGATTGACCGTTAA
- a CDS encoding NADH-quinone oxidoreductase subunit C: protein MTAALSGKEIASKIEEKLPGSVVESSPDNLVVRSDSLTDVARFLKDTEGLDFDFLNFVTATDFYDHFEVVYMLSSLEHNHSLMVKARCYDRENPSLPSVVSLWQGADFQEREIYDLFGIRFEGHPNLKRIFLWEGFEGHPLRKDFV, encoded by the coding sequence ATGACAGCTGCACTTTCCGGCAAGGAAATCGCCAGTAAAATAGAAGAAAAGCTGCCCGGCAGCGTGGTTGAATCCAGCCCGGATAACCTGGTGGTGAGGAGCGATTCTCTTACCGACGTTGCCCGTTTTCTCAAAGACACCGAAGGCCTGGATTTTGATTTTCTCAATTTTGTCACCGCTACCGATTTCTATGACCACTTCGAGGTCGTTTACATGCTCAGTTCCCTGGAGCACAATCACAGCCTGATGGTTAAGGCTCGATGCTACGACCGCGAGAATCCGTCGTTGCCTTCGGTGGTGAGCCTGTGGCAGGGGGCTGACTTCCAGGAGCGGGAAATATACGACCTTTTCGGAATAAGGTTTGAAGGACATCCCAATCTGAAGCGCATTTTCCTCTGGGAAGGTTTTGAAGGACATCCCCTGCGGAAGGATTTTGTATAA
- a CDS encoding NADH-quinone oxidoreductase subunit B: protein MEIKPARQYIYSDIELDREEGQVIEDLKAKSQEPIPDPDRWLDEEVEQNILLTSVDALINWGRRSSLWTAICFPACCAFEMIAANGPRFDLARFGMEILRASPRQADLMITAGTLTWKMAPNVRRIYNQMAEPKWVIAMGACAISGGIFASASYAVVPGYNRIIPVDVYVPGCPPRPEALIYGIQMLQKKIARRKNIDVRKILQR from the coding sequence ATGGAAATAAAGCCTGCCAGACAGTACATTTATTCGGATATCGAGCTGGACCGGGAAGAGGGGCAGGTTATTGAAGACCTGAAGGCGAAAAGCCAGGAACCGATTCCTGACCCTGACCGGTGGCTCGATGAGGAAGTGGAGCAGAATATTCTGCTGACCTCGGTGGACGCGTTGATTAACTGGGGTCGGCGTTCCTCACTCTGGACGGCCATCTGCTTTCCCGCTTGCTGCGCCTTCGAGATGATTGCCGCCAACGGCCCGCGCTTTGACCTGGCGCGTTTCGGCATGGAGATACTGCGCGCCTCGCCCCGCCAGGCCGACCTGATGATTACCGCCGGCACTCTGACCTGGAAAATGGCACCGAATGTAAGGCGCATCTACAACCAGATGGCGGAGCCCAAATGGGTCATCGCGATGGGCGCCTGCGCCATCAGCGGCGGTATTTTCGCCTCGGCATCGTATGCCGTGGTGCCGGGGTACAACCGTATCATTCCCGTAGATGTCTACGTTCCCGGCTGCCCTCCCCGCCCCGAAGCCCTTATTTATGGCATTCAGATGCTGCAGAAGAAGATTGCCCGACGAAAAAACATTGATGTGAGAAAGATACTCCAGAGATGA
- the ndhC gene encoding NADH-quinone oxidoreductase subunit A has translation MLTNYGYIGLFLIAAVLFTLLMVIIPIALRFLKIVPHNPNPIKNSIFECGMETIGKTWVQFNFHYYFYALIFLVLDVLVVFLYPWAVNLRALGSAGFIAILILVAIILVGYIYAWKKKVLEWK, from the coding sequence TTGCTCACGAACTATGGCTACATTGGACTGTTTCTCATCGCAGCTGTTCTTTTCACCCTTCTCATGGTAATTATTCCCATCGCCCTCAGGTTTCTTAAAATCGTCCCGCATAATCCCAATCCCATCAAAAATTCCATCTTTGAATGCGGCATGGAAACCATCGGCAAGACCTGGGTCCAGTTCAACTTCCATTACTATTTTTATGCCTTGATATTTCTGGTCCTTGATGTCCTGGTGGTATTCCTGTACCCGTGGGCGGTCAATCTGCGAGCACTGGGCAGTGCTGGCTTTATCGCTATTTTAATCCTGGTGGCCATTATTCTGGTCGGTTACATCTACGCCTGGAAGAAGAAGGTTCTGGAATGGAAATAA
- a CDS encoding TldD/PmbA family protein gives MSLKNVARELAELIKRDDADYIEAHLEESQTSHIVYRGRELESIGRSEAVGGNVRVMVKGGWGFVSFNNLEDLKVRVEMAIRQAKLVGREKSQLATVSPVVDRVPAEVDRDPVAIPLAEKKQILDEYNEIVWRKPEIQTSNIGYIDSRKQTIFLSSLGSYIEQERADINLRIAAVAAREGDIQQAGLSVGSRGDLTPIRQLHREVERLSHHVVELLSAPKARGGEYTVVLDPVLAGVFVHEAFGHLSESDFVYENDRVRELMALGKQFGSQELNIVDTATLPGLRGSYKYDDEGVPATRTYLIREGKLVGRLHSRETAAKMEEQPTGNARAISYRYPPIVRMTNTYIEPGKVSFEDMLGDIKEGIYAKNWYGGTTSMEMFTFSAGEAYMIRNGKIAESLRPVVLTGNVFDTLKNIDAIGNDLDMNQGGGCGKGGQMPLPVSNGSPHIRIRRCLVGGS, from the coding sequence GTGTCTCTGAAAAACGTTGCCCGGGAATTGGCCGAATTAATCAAGCGTGACGATGCTGATTATATTGAGGCGCATCTTGAGGAAAGCCAGACCAGCCATATTGTGTATCGAGGAAGAGAGCTAGAATCGATTGGCCGGTCGGAGGCGGTTGGAGGCAACGTGCGGGTGATGGTCAAGGGGGGCTGGGGCTTTGTCAGCTTCAATAACCTTGAGGACTTGAAGGTCAGGGTTGAGATGGCCATCAGGCAGGCCAAGCTGGTTGGCCGCGAGAAAAGCCAGCTGGCAACGGTGTCTCCAGTGGTGGACAGGGTACCGGCAGAGGTGGACAGAGACCCCGTGGCCATACCTCTCGCCGAAAAGAAGCAGATACTGGACGAGTACAATGAAATCGTCTGGCGGAAGCCCGAGATACAGACCTCTAACATTGGCTACATTGACAGCCGTAAACAGACCATTTTCCTGAGTTCACTCGGCAGCTATATCGAGCAGGAAAGGGCGGACATTAACCTGCGCATCGCGGCTGTTGCCGCTCGCGAAGGCGATATCCAGCAGGCAGGGTTGAGCGTGGGCAGTCGTGGCGACCTTACGCCAATCCGGCAGCTTCATCGGGAGGTGGAGCGTCTCTCGCATCACGTTGTGGAACTGCTCTCAGCCCCTAAGGCCAGGGGCGGCGAGTACACGGTGGTCCTCGACCCGGTGCTGGCCGGCGTCTTCGTCCATGAAGCCTTCGGGCATTTGTCCGAGTCGGATTTTGTCTACGAAAACGACCGCGTACGTGAACTTATGGCACTGGGAAAACAGTTCGGCAGTCAGGAGCTCAATATTGTGGACACGGCCACGCTGCCCGGACTTCGCGGCAGCTACAAATACGATGATGAAGGCGTTCCCGCCACCAGAACGTACCTCATCAGGGAAGGCAAACTGGTGGGCAGGCTGCACTCAAGGGAGACAGCAGCCAAAATGGAGGAGCAGCCCACCGGTAATGCCCGCGCCATAAGCTATCGCTACCCTCCCATCGTCCGCATGACCAATACCTATATTGAGCCGGGCAAGGTGTCCTTTGAGGACATGCTCGGTGATATCAAAGAGGGAATCTACGCCAAGAACTGGTACGGTGGCACCACGAGCATGGAGATGTTTACCTTTTCCGCAGGTGAGGCGTACATGATTCGCAATGGCAAAATCGCTGAGTCACTGCGGCCGGTGGTGCTGACCGGCAACGTGTTTGATACGCTGAAAAATATCGATGCTATCGGCAATGACCTTGATATGAACCAGGGAGGTGGCTGTGGAAAGGGAGGGCAGATGCCGCTGCCGGTCTCCAATGGCAGCCCTCATATCCGAATCCGTCGCTGTCTGGTGGGAGGTAGTTAA